In Cytophagales bacterium, the genomic window ATTTTTCTCTTTTATTAACACATTTTCAAATTTTCTTCCCTTGTTCAATTCTTTTCCACCACATAAAAGCAGTGATAAGGTAGGCAAAATAGCTCAGCGCTTCAATCATTGAGGGATTACCGTTATAACCAAATAAACTTACCAGAAAACTTCCCAGGGTTGCTTTTTCATGTAAAGGATGGGTAATACTAACAGGGTTAATATCCCATACATGCTCTACAAATGTGGTCACAAGCCCGGCTTCCTGAAGTTCGTGTATGCCATGCGCTGCAAGGCCTGCTGCAAAAAATATTAAAAGCGTGCTGGTAACGTTGAAAAAAACTTTTAAGTTGAGTTTAACCATTCTCTGAAACATGGCATATCCCAATAAAATTGCTGCCAAAACACCCAGGATGGAGAACCATAAAACTTTCACTTCATAAGCTACAATAATTCCTCTTAAAAAAACCACCGTTTCCATCCCTTCTCTCAGCACAGCAATAAAAATTAAGGTAAATATTCCCCATTTATATCCTTTAACAATGTTAGCAGATATTTTATTCTCTATTGCCGATACTTTATGTTTATGCTTTATACACCATAATATCATAAAAGTTAAAAAAACCACCGTGATCAACATGGCTACACCTTCAAAGATTGCTTCTGCTCTACCTGTAAATCCACCCGCTATGGTTGTGAACAGTAAAGCAGTAGCTATGCTTGCAGCTACTGCTGCAGCGATGCCTAAAAACACTGCACTATAATACTTTGTTTGATTGGTTCTGCGAAGATAGCTTAATATTATACCTACTATTAAGGCAGCTTCAAAGGTTTCTCTGAATGTTATGATGAACTCTTGCATTATGAATTACTAAGTAGAGTTTGGTGAAAAAATGTAGAATTTAGAATTATGAATGTAGAATGTAGAATTTGCCTGGGTGTATAAATTCTACATTCTACATTCATAATTAAAAATTTGCTTTTACACCCATATTAAATGCTCTTGGCATCCCCGGTCTTAAGCCTGCAGGTCTTCTTGCAATTACATATACTTGATTTGTTAAGTTAGTAGCATTAGCAAAAAGCGCTGCATTTTTACTTATGGCGTAATCAGCACTAAAGTCTAAAACAAACTGTGCATCGGTTTTTTCATTGTTTAATATGTCTCCCTGTCCGGCTTTTGTTCTCATTTCATCTACATATTTTCCGCTCAGGTTTAAGCTGAATTTCCTGTGGTCTAAACTAATTAAAAATGTGAATTGGTTATTTGCTAAATAGGGGAGTTTATCTCCTGCCTTAACCTCACCCCAGGGGCTGAAATCACTATCAAAATTATTTTGAAACGTGGCATCAGTATAAGTGTAAACTAAAGAAACCGGAATGCTGAATATTGATGTTTTTGATGATAGCAGATCGTAAGTAAGTTGCAATTCAAGTCCCTGAGATCGTACTGCGCCACCATTAAACTGATCACCTGTTCCACTTCCACCATTGGCTTCTAAATCGGTGCCTAATAAATTGCTGTAATCGTTAAAGAATACTATTGCCTCACCTGTTAAAGATTTTTTACCGTACCTTATTCCCAATTCATAATTAATGCTTTTTTCAGGCAATGTTCCTTCTTTAGATCCAGGTGGTGAGTTACCTTTATGAGCTCCTGCAAAGGAGCTGAGGTATTTATTGAATTTATAACCA contains:
- a CDS encoding high-affinity iron transporter, yielding MQEFIITFRETFEAALIVGIILSYLRRTNQTKYYSAVFLGIAAAVAASIATALLFTTIAGGFTGRAEAIFEGVAMLITVVFLTFMILWCIKHKHKVSAIENKISANIVKGYKWGIFTLIFIAVLREGMETVVFLRGIIVAYEVKVLWFSILGVLAAILLGYAMFQRMVKLNLKVFFNVTSTLLIFFAAGLAAHGIHELQEAGLVTTFVEHVWDINPVSITHPLHEKATLGSFLVSLFGYNGNPSMIEALSYFAYLITAFMWWKRIEQGKKI